The Edaphobacter sp. 12200R-103 genome contains a region encoding:
- a CDS encoding DUF5666 domain-containing protein: MVRPLVVLILLSVLVPHRAIAQSSALTPALSGYITHVSAASDFDVNGLHVICTSSTQTFQGSTDPAVPRISGGEVFFGERVDLYGKIDRKKHEIEATKIVFRKFKPEVFSGLAVIDRILSSPTSGELMVRADGYRISINSSTQVDYTSPISSLAEVKPNVWITYHGTLRDGAIMADRATFQPNDISNREGNLLKKNGI; the protein is encoded by the coding sequence ATGGTTCGCCCCCTTGTTGTACTTATCCTTCTTTCTGTCCTTGTCCCCCATCGTGCAATCGCTCAAAGCAGCGCTTTGACCCCTGCCCTTTCCGGATACATCACACATGTCTCCGCCGCATCCGACTTCGATGTAAACGGCTTGCACGTCATCTGCACTTCCAGCACCCAAACCTTCCAAGGCTCAACGGACCCGGCGGTTCCTCGCATCAGCGGCGGCGAAGTCTTTTTCGGAGAACGTGTCGATCTCTACGGAAAAATTGATCGGAAGAAGCATGAGATCGAAGCAACCAAGATCGTCTTTCGTAAATTCAAGCCCGAAGTCTTCAGCGGACTTGCCGTCATCGATCGCATTCTGTCCTCCCCAACAAGCGGAGAGCTGATGGTTCGCGCCGACGGATATCGAATCTCCATCAATTCCTCGACCCAGGTCGACTACACCAGCCCCATCTCGTCGCTGGCAGAGGTAAAGCCCAACGTCTGGATCACGTATCACGGAACCCTGCGTGACGGAGCCATCATGGCCGACAGAGCTACGTTCCAGCCCAACGACATCTCCAATCGCGAAGGCAACCTTCTCAAAAAAAACGGAATATGA